One window of the Lytechinus variegatus isolate NC3 chromosome 3, Lvar_3.0, whole genome shotgun sequence genome contains the following:
- the LOC446203 gene encoding low-density lipoprotein receptor-related protein 2 isoform X2 has translation MGVVEAVFIPCLAVVVVSFVHLSSAASLKNLDQSDATTIIEKFKRQIKPDVISKLPFCQRYDGSRGFRCSDGGCVRLREVCDGEPDCTDDAQTADDEDAMYCSANNLEEPCSTYQCSGGQCIPWDSTCDGDPVDCEYTGEDETEALCGVTCPGDFRRFHCNNSVCITRSLICDLRCDCYECDDEVGCAEHTYPCDDNKQFRCDDGTCILDDQLCDGKKNCPSGEDEEGCTDDHGCHIRQEFYCEANYRCLHRDRRCDGALDCPNGNDEKACGFTTCFSEEFRCASGKCIGREKRCDRVVDCPLPGDDEIGCNRECNEEEFECLDGECIPLYRACDGFAFDCKSYYGEDEDGCGQRRCPQHWYSCFNGRCLPENWRCDREPDCSFGEDETNCGQTIVSACVQGEFSCGDGHCISERHKCNGYNDCNNGLDEESCNLVTCPVGQVDCGNNYCVVGGRCDGTFDCSNRQDESGCPSTTTTCPAGQVDCGNNYCVVGGRCDGTFDCSNRQDESGCPSTTTTCPAGQVDCGNNYCVVGGRCDGTFDCSNRQDESGCPSTTTTCPAGQVDCGNNYCVVGGRCDGTFDCSNRQDESGCPSTTTTCPAGQVDCGNNYCVVGGRCDGTFDCSNRQDESGCPSTTTTCPAGQVDCGNNYCVYGTRCDGKTDCSNGSDEDGCILPFIDLEGTVRSLVEAVESLEQRVTNLEQLDLQNTLLYLQDQIDYIFASQQYYAHSDEEEEDLMTTQPATVGTVEGGIPDTSKTNLASTKTSTTSSAADNVASTPISSTALSAADNDVASTPTSSSASSSANADVASTPTSSTASSAANNDVASTPTSLTASSVANNYVASKPTSNSLHYAHSDEEEEDLVATQHVGVVEGGIYDASTSTSSTASSTANTDVASMSTSSTASSTVNTDFASTSTSSTASSAVNTDGASTSTSSTASSTVNTDVASTTPSPSASSSVTASTPSTVNEST, from the exons ATGGGCGTTGTGGAAGCCGTATTCATACCATGCTTGGCCGTCGTCGTCGTCTCCTTCGTTCACCTTTCATCTGCAGCCAGTCTTAAGAATTTAGATCAAAGCGATGCAACAACG ATTATTGAAAAATTCAAGCGACAAATCAAACCAGATGTCATTTCGAAACTCC CTTTCTGCCAGCGATATGACGGGTCTCGGGGGTTCCGTTGCAGTGACGGTGGTTGTGTACGACTGAGAGAAGTCTGTGATGGTGAACCTGACTGTACAGATGATGCCCAAACAGCAGATGACGAGGATGCCATGTATTGCTCTGCAAACAACCTTGAAGAG CCATGTAGCACCTATCAATGTTCAGGAGGGCAGTGTATCCCCTGGGATTCAACGTGTGATGGTGATCCAGTAGACTGTGAATATACTGGAGAGGATGAGACTGAGGCACTTTGTGGAGTTACATGTCCTGGTGACTTCCGAAGGTTCCACTGTAATAATTCG GTTTGCATCACACGATCCCTGATCTGCGACCTCCGTTGTGATTGTTACGAATGCGATGACGAAGTCGGTTGTGCAGAGCATACTTATCCATGTGATGACAATAAGCAGTTCAGATGTGATGATGGTACTTGTATTCTTGATGATCAATTGTGTGATGGAAAGAAG AATTGCCCTTCGGGTGAAGATGAAGAAGGTTGTACAGATGATCATGGATGCCACATTCGACAAGAATTTTACTGCGAGGCAAACTATCGTTGCCTTCATCGCGACAGGCGGTGCGATGGTGCGCTAGACTGCCCCAATGGGAATGACGAGAAAGCATGCGGTTTCACCACTTGTTTCAGTGAAGAGTTCAGATGCGCTAGCG gAAAGTGTATCGGAAGAGAAAAACGGTGTGACAGGGTGGTTGATTGTCCATTGCCCGGAGACGATGAAATCGGCTGTAATCGAGAATGCAATGAGGAGGAGTTTGAATGCCTTGATGGTGAGTGCATCCCTCTCTACCGGGCCTGCGATGGATTTGCATTCGACTGCAAATCCTACTACGGAGAGGATGAAGACGGGTGTGGTCAGAGAAGATGTCCGCAGCACTGGTATTCTTGCTTCAATGGTCGGTGCCTACCTGAAAACTGGAGGTGCGATCGAGAACCAGATTGCAGCTTTGGTGAGGACGAGACCAACTGCGGACAAACG ATCGTTTCGGCTTGTGTTCAGGGAGAGTTTAGCTGTGGTGACGGTCACTGCATCTCTGAAAGACATAAATGCAATGGCTACAATGACTGCAACAATGGACTGGATGAAGAAAGTTGTAACCTAGTTACATGTCCTGTAGGACAAGTCGACTGTGGTAACaactattgtgttgttggtggAAGATGTGATGGCACGTTTGACTGCAGCAACAGACAAGATGAAAGTGGTTGTCCATCTACAACAACTACATGTCCAGCTGGGCAGGTTGACTGTGGTAACaactattgtgttgttggtggAAGATGTGATGGCACGTTTGACTGCAGCAACAGACAAGATGAAAGTGGTTGTCCATCTACAACAACTACATGTCCAGCTGGGCAGGTTGACTGTGGTAACaactattgtgttgttggtggAAGATGTGATGGCACGTTTGACTGCAGCAACAGACAAGATGAAAGTGGTTGTCCATCTACAACAACTACATGTCCAGCTGGGCAGGTTGACTGTGGTAACaactattgtgttgttggtggAAGATGTGATGGCACGTTTGACTGCAGCAACAGACAAGATGAAAGTGGTTGTCCATCTACAACAACTACATGTCCAGCTGGGCAGGTTGACTGTGGCAACaactattgtgttgttggtggAAGATGCGATGGTACGTTTGACTGCAGCAACAGACAAGATGAAAGTGGTTGTCCATCTACAACAACTACATGTCCAgccggacaggttgactgtggCAACAACTATTGCGTCTATGGCACAAGATGCGATGGCAAGACCGACTGCAGCAATGGGAGTGATGAAGATGGCTGTATTCTTCCATTTATAG ATCTTGAAGGGACTGTGAGATCTTTGGTTGAGGCTGTGGAATCTCTTGAGCAACGAGTGACAAATTTGGAGCAATTAG aCTTACAGAATACTTTGCTTTACCTTCAAGACCAGATCGATTATATCTTTGCTTCGCAGCAGTATTATGCACATTCagatgaagaagaggaggatCTAATGACTACTCAACCTGCCACAGTGGGCACAGTGGAAGGAGGTATTCCTGATACGTCGAAGACGAATTTAGCATCAACAAAAACTTCAACTACATCATCGGCAGCCGATAATGTTGCGTCGACACCGATTTCATCAACTGCATTATCGGCAGCCGATAATGATGTTGCATCGACACCAACTTCATCATCTGCATCATCATCAGCCAATGCTGATGTTGCGTCGACACCTACTTCGTCAACTGCATCATCGGCAGC CAATAATGATGTTGCGTCGACACCCACTTCGTTAACTGCATCATCGGTGGCCAATAATTATGTTGCGTCAAAACCAACTTCAAATTCTTTACACTATGCACATTCggatgaagaagaggaggatCTCGTGGCTACTCAACATGTGGGCGTAGTGGAAGGAGGTATTTACGATGCGTCGACATCCACTTCGTCAACTGCATCATCGACAGCCAATACTGATGTTGCGTCAATGTCCACTTCGTCAACTGCATCATCGACAGTCAATACTGATTTTGCGTCGACATCCACTTCGTCAACTGCATCATCGGCAGTCAATACTGATGGTGCGTCAACATCCACTTCGTCAACTGCATCATCGACAGTCAATACTGATGTTGCGTCGACAACCCCTTCACCCTCTGCATCATCATCTGTTACTGCCTCTACGCCATCGACGGTCAATGAATCTACATAG
- the LOC446203 gene encoding low-density lipoprotein receptor-related protein 2 isoform X1: MGVVEAVFIPCLAVVVVSFVHLSSAASLKNLDQSDATTIIEKFKRQIKPDVISKLPFCQRYDGSRGFRCSDGGCVRLREVCDGEPDCTDDAQTADDEDAMYCSANNLEEPCSTYQCSGGQCIPWDSTCDGDPVDCEYTGEDETEALCGVTCPGDFRRFHCNNSVCITRSLICDLRCDCYECDDEVGCAEHTYPCDDNKQFRCDDGTCILDDQLCDGKKNCPSGEDEEGCTDDHGCHIRQEFYCEANYRCLHRDRRCDGALDCPNGNDEKACGFTTCFSEEFRCASGKCIGREKRCDRVVDCPLPGDDEIGCNRECNEEEFECLDGECIPLYRACDGFAFDCKSYYGEDEDGCGQRRCPQHWYSCFNGRCLPENWRCDREPDCSFGEDETNCGQTIVSACVQGEFSCGDGHCISERHKCNGYNDCNNGLDEESCNLVTCPVGQVDCGNNYCVVGGRCDGTFDCSNRQDESGCPSTTTTCPAGQVDCGNNYCVVGGRCDGTFDCSNRQDESGCPSTTTTCPAGQVDCGNNYCVVGGRCDGTFDCSNRQDESGCPSTTTTCPAGQVDCGNNYCVVGGRCDGTFDCSNRQDESGCPSTTTTCPAGQVDCGNNYCVVGGRCDGTFDCSNRQDESGCPSTTTTCPAGQVDCGNNYCVYGTRCDGKTDCSNGSDEDGCILPFIDLEGTVRSLVEAVESLEQRVTNLEQLDLQNTLLYLQDQIDYIFASQQYYAHSDEEEEDLMTTQPATVGTVEGGIPDTSKTNLASTKTSTTSSAADNVASTPISSTALSAADNDVASTPTSSSASSSANADVASTPTSSTASSAAKNNVASTPTSSTASSATNNDVASTPTSLTASSVANNYVASKPTSNSLHYAHSDEEEEDLVATQHVGVVEGGIYDASTSTSSTASSTANTDVASMSTSSTASSTVNTDFASTSTSSTASSAVNTDGASTSTSSTASSTVNTDVASTTPSPSASSSVTASTPSTVNEST; the protein is encoded by the exons ATGGGCGTTGTGGAAGCCGTATTCATACCATGCTTGGCCGTCGTCGTCGTCTCCTTCGTTCACCTTTCATCTGCAGCCAGTCTTAAGAATTTAGATCAAAGCGATGCAACAACG ATTATTGAAAAATTCAAGCGACAAATCAAACCAGATGTCATTTCGAAACTCC CTTTCTGCCAGCGATATGACGGGTCTCGGGGGTTCCGTTGCAGTGACGGTGGTTGTGTACGACTGAGAGAAGTCTGTGATGGTGAACCTGACTGTACAGATGATGCCCAAACAGCAGATGACGAGGATGCCATGTATTGCTCTGCAAACAACCTTGAAGAG CCATGTAGCACCTATCAATGTTCAGGAGGGCAGTGTATCCCCTGGGATTCAACGTGTGATGGTGATCCAGTAGACTGTGAATATACTGGAGAGGATGAGACTGAGGCACTTTGTGGAGTTACATGTCCTGGTGACTTCCGAAGGTTCCACTGTAATAATTCG GTTTGCATCACACGATCCCTGATCTGCGACCTCCGTTGTGATTGTTACGAATGCGATGACGAAGTCGGTTGTGCAGAGCATACTTATCCATGTGATGACAATAAGCAGTTCAGATGTGATGATGGTACTTGTATTCTTGATGATCAATTGTGTGATGGAAAGAAG AATTGCCCTTCGGGTGAAGATGAAGAAGGTTGTACAGATGATCATGGATGCCACATTCGACAAGAATTTTACTGCGAGGCAAACTATCGTTGCCTTCATCGCGACAGGCGGTGCGATGGTGCGCTAGACTGCCCCAATGGGAATGACGAGAAAGCATGCGGTTTCACCACTTGTTTCAGTGAAGAGTTCAGATGCGCTAGCG gAAAGTGTATCGGAAGAGAAAAACGGTGTGACAGGGTGGTTGATTGTCCATTGCCCGGAGACGATGAAATCGGCTGTAATCGAGAATGCAATGAGGAGGAGTTTGAATGCCTTGATGGTGAGTGCATCCCTCTCTACCGGGCCTGCGATGGATTTGCATTCGACTGCAAATCCTACTACGGAGAGGATGAAGACGGGTGTGGTCAGAGAAGATGTCCGCAGCACTGGTATTCTTGCTTCAATGGTCGGTGCCTACCTGAAAACTGGAGGTGCGATCGAGAACCAGATTGCAGCTTTGGTGAGGACGAGACCAACTGCGGACAAACG ATCGTTTCGGCTTGTGTTCAGGGAGAGTTTAGCTGTGGTGACGGTCACTGCATCTCTGAAAGACATAAATGCAATGGCTACAATGACTGCAACAATGGACTGGATGAAGAAAGTTGTAACCTAGTTACATGTCCTGTAGGACAAGTCGACTGTGGTAACaactattgtgttgttggtggAAGATGTGATGGCACGTTTGACTGCAGCAACAGACAAGATGAAAGTGGTTGTCCATCTACAACAACTACATGTCCAGCTGGGCAGGTTGACTGTGGTAACaactattgtgttgttggtggAAGATGTGATGGCACGTTTGACTGCAGCAACAGACAAGATGAAAGTGGTTGTCCATCTACAACAACTACATGTCCAGCTGGGCAGGTTGACTGTGGTAACaactattgtgttgttggtggAAGATGTGATGGCACGTTTGACTGCAGCAACAGACAAGATGAAAGTGGTTGTCCATCTACAACAACTACATGTCCAGCTGGGCAGGTTGACTGTGGTAACaactattgtgttgttggtggAAGATGTGATGGCACGTTTGACTGCAGCAACAGACAAGATGAAAGTGGTTGTCCATCTACAACAACTACATGTCCAGCTGGGCAGGTTGACTGTGGCAACaactattgtgttgttggtggAAGATGCGATGGTACGTTTGACTGCAGCAACAGACAAGATGAAAGTGGTTGTCCATCTACAACAACTACATGTCCAgccggacaggttgactgtggCAACAACTATTGCGTCTATGGCACAAGATGCGATGGCAAGACCGACTGCAGCAATGGGAGTGATGAAGATGGCTGTATTCTTCCATTTATAG ATCTTGAAGGGACTGTGAGATCTTTGGTTGAGGCTGTGGAATCTCTTGAGCAACGAGTGACAAATTTGGAGCAATTAG aCTTACAGAATACTTTGCTTTACCTTCAAGACCAGATCGATTATATCTTTGCTTCGCAGCAGTATTATGCACATTCagatgaagaagaggaggatCTAATGACTACTCAACCTGCCACAGTGGGCACAGTGGAAGGAGGTATTCCTGATACGTCGAAGACGAATTTAGCATCAACAAAAACTTCAACTACATCATCGGCAGCCGATAATGTTGCGTCGACACCGATTTCATCAACTGCATTATCGGCAGCCGATAATGATGTTGCATCGACACCAACTTCATCATCTGCATCATCATCAGCCAATGCTGATGTTGCGTCGACACCTACTTCGTCAACTGCATCATCGGCAGCCAAAAATAATGTTGCGTCGACACCCACTTCGTCAACTGCATCATCGGCGACCAATAATGATGTTGCGTCGACACCCACTTCGTTAACTGCATCATCGGTGGCCAATAATTATGTTGCGTCAAAACCAACTTCAAATTCTTTACACTATGCACATTCggatgaagaagaggaggatCTCGTGGCTACTCAACATGTGGGCGTAGTGGAAGGAGGTATTTACGATGCGTCGACATCCACTTCGTCAACTGCATCATCGACAGCCAATACTGATGTTGCGTCAATGTCCACTTCGTCAACTGCATCATCGACAGTCAATACTGATTTTGCGTCGACATCCACTTCGTCAACTGCATCATCGGCAGTCAATACTGATGGTGCGTCAACATCCACTTCGTCAACTGCATCATCGACAGTCAATACTGATGTTGCGTCGACAACCCCTTCACCCTCTGCATCATCATCTGTTACTGCCTCTACGCCATCGACGGTCAATGAATCTACATAG